atctTAGCCCAATTCATCCCTAAACAGGTGTAACACCTATTctaatcaaatttaaaattcttCTTCTGAATTTTCAGCCACCACCAAACAAGGATTTTGATCTTATCAAacaaaatatcaatcaatacttctttttaagagaaaattttattatttttttctttaaatgtACCAACAACATGTCAACTACATCGTTTGAAGATCAAATTTAAATGTGATTAACTCTAATTTTAGTCAATAAATTAATCTTTGTTGagataatattaattttattataggaCTCGAGGTCCTTCGTTTAATATCGGTttagttttcttctttttggatACGTCcctatttataatataaaatatctatttttaataaaattttattaaaattaatttttaaaatagttgAATGTGAAGTCTTCTTTatgttaccaaaaaaatatgagATCTTTTAATcaagtaacttttttttttcttctttgggtTGACTCTATAGTATAATTTTCATGATTCAGTGTTAAAAtactttgcatttttttttgtgatcaCTTTGgattcttttttaattatattaaagtggtgatattttatgatttataaatttattaaaccCAAAAATACAAATATAGATTTAGATACTAATTAGATATTCAAAGAGCATATAATACTGCTACatgtatttttttggttacaatacTGCTACATGTATGAGTTCAAAATACTGCTACATGTATGAGTtcaaaatacaaatattttttcaaaggaaaatattaatatataccTCTTTAAGACTTGTTTATGtgctaaaaatataaatttatattgaaaaatattcatttcatttttaaaaaaattatctttttaatataatttataaaatctaTACACTCTTAAGACACAAACAAGCACACAACCATTTTTTAAATTGCGAAAACATAAACAGGTTCTATAGTATCACATGTCATCTATGTGTCCTTGATTGGGTAAGTTAAGTGAGCACATTTTTTTGTCTACCGGCCTACATTTTATTTCCATGGATGGGTTCCACAACGCATCATCTCATGCATCTCCCATAaacaagaaaatgaaataatttcACCACGATATACATGTTATAACTTTTCTCTAACAATGACCGATATTTCTGCCTTTAAACATATCATGCATGttgtgtcaaaataaataaatatcgtGCATGTCAGCATGTGGGCTGTGGCTCGATGCCTCGATGCAAGTTTTTGTGACTGAAAAATATACGTAAGTATCAAGGATACTTATCAAGGATGGATCTAGAAACTTATTGCACGGAGGGCTGGaaataagaacaattattttgagccttaaacatattttttgttagtcattttgattttcaaatttatctttCCTTTGTTAGTTTGAtcctcaaatatgttttatgttagtCAGTTAGtccaaaaattactaataatagacatatttgagaatattttataatttcaatacactttatttgacaattaatatttcatatatttaaggACCGGTATATTTTAtgttagttatttatttttatcataataTAATTCATAATACTAAACTAAAGTGTTATAGATAGATAATTGagacataatatatatatatatatatatatatatagatagatagatagatagatagatagatagatagatagatagatagatagatacatACATATATGAGGGGGAGGAGGCGACTTAGCCACCGTCTACCCTTCTTTGAATCCGTCCCTGGTAAgtataaatacattttttaatgtTGTACCAAATGAAACGTTTTTCAATAATAGTATAACTAAATTATCTAAATATgggattttaaaaataaatacatagAGAAAATTTACTTGGGAgaaaatacataatatatctTGCGTGATTTTTGAAGGGAATTCAAATTCATATatctaaattaaattttcttgttTGAATGATTAATTTGGagaattttttaattgaaaatttataaattattttgttcaatttaaattttaaaattcatccAAATATACGCTAGGAATGTATTTGGATGGAGTAATTACAAATTTTACACGATTTAGAATTCTAAGCAATTTAAATGATTCTATTTGAATCAGTTGCGGAGTCAGGGGTGGCCAGACAGGGCCATGGTCCACCCCAAAAAATTGGAAATTACTTAGATAACCctatacatatataaaattatatgtttataattCTAAAATTTCTAATATCTCATCCAAACACCCAACAAAGTTTTGTGGAAATACTACATATgtatatgtaattttaaatattacatATGTTAATAATagacaaattaaatttatatgtatcaattgtgtcaatcaaatttAAATGGAGAAAGTATATTgctttcaataaaataaaataagatcggtgttttcaataaaaataatacacaTAATCGTATTATGAAATGCATACATCAAATGTACaggttgcaaaaaaaaaaaagaggaatgTTCTCTACTGTCTACTCAAAGGTGTTCAAACTTAACCATTAAGTAATTAGTATTATAAAGATCAAAAGATTGATTTGAAGGGTCAGTTGAAATGTTTTAACGAGCCATACCTATGACCTATCCCAGTTTGTTTCCAGTTTCCATATTCCACAAACAACTACTTTGGCTCATGCATTTgctttttaaagaaattaacaaattttaacACTATTAAACCATATTTAACTCCTTAAATAATATCAAAGGGATATTAGCATACTACTAATTAACATGACTcttattattgttaaaaaaccgactcttattaatattaataagacAGGTCAACACTATTATtagtataattctttttttttttggtcaaacaTTATTAGTACTAGCTACAAatacttttgtcaaaaaagagcAACATAATACTTACAATTACAAGCCTACAAGTTAATTGGTTCTGGGCCCAGCAGTTAGGCCCATATTCCCGGCAAATATTTCTTTTCTGTTTAGTTTGGTCTCTCTCCACAACCCTGACAAGTCATATGAAAATGTTTCACGATAGATGAATTTTAATAAGTTTTGttgtgataaaataaaaataaaattaatcaaacAATTGAGTTTAAGTAGTTAATAAACTCTAAATTCTATAGGACAAATCgtttaaaataatacaaatttaattttggaaagaataattttttgccAAACTTTACTTACTAGAGTCGAACTATTTTAAATTATCGATGCGCTTTTCTCTTGATAATTGGACgttaaacataaataaataattggattaaatgtagttttacctcctattttgaataaatcataattttatcctcctattttaaaatccggaaTTTTACCCCAATTTTAAAATCCTGAATTTTACACcccttattttataatttttcgaATTTTACACAAAACTGCTTTAGAgcctcaacttcaaagcttcgcacaaaagtcaattttgatcaataattcacaaaactggtaccgaaatgaccgtaatcgagttaactttccacataatcaaatcCAACTAAAtatggagttacagagagagattaattgtCGTTTTAGTGAAAGtctgtccaaattaattatcgtatagacctactactggtatttttgtcatgtatCACACTCTGTAGCTTCGTTTTGAATAATATTTACATGTCCGTAAAGAtaacaaaattacccttgttggaatttcaatttcatcaaatttggagttacgatgcgttcggtagacaatgttgaatttgaaggtcagaTGCAGATTtatgcagaattagtaattagACAGGTCAACACTAAATcgataaatactctccctctataactccaaatttagtgggacTTTATTctatggaaagctaactcgattatggtcattttggtaccaatttggtgaattattgatcaaaattgagttttgtgcgaagttttgaagttaaGACTCAGaaacagattttgtgcagaattttggggggaaaaatccaaaaaaaaattaaaatagagggggggtaaaattccgaattttaaaataagggataAAATTCCGATctaatcaaaatagggggagtaaaactgcatttaagcctaaataattaaattaaaattgatggGACTTAGCAAGGGACACCAACACCATTGTTTCTTGTGACCATAACCCTTCATGTTATAAAGTTCAGGTGTTAGGACATTGAGCTTGCACgccaataaataacaagttggtgtttaataaaaaatatgttgccAATGCCATGTGTCTATACTTTGGGCTTGTTATTAGACAAGTCATTGATCATCCATTCATTATCTCTGGAAAAAAGAAGTCATTGATCACTATCATCGCTTGAGTTGAAGTAACAAGAAACAAAgtgtattatgttttttttctttcggtAATTAGAcatatttcaattatttgttatgacatgttctTTTTATGATGTGATATAATATCAGACAAAACAACATGAAGAGGGGAATACCTTGTAGATTTGCAGGTATATTGAGAGAGATGGCCTCGATGAAGGGTTTTCTTGAGGACCCTTCAACTTTAGAATACCACATGGAATTTCAATCAGGGGAAAAAATGATTAATGATTAATTTGGTTATAACTTATACTCATAGCACAATTATTAAACGGTGAACATCCcgatatatatattatgtgaaTATGTTACCGGGATGATTGTCTCATTAACTTGTCTCTTGATAAACTCCACCCGAGAAATGCTAAAATAAGAGCATCAACAATCTCATTAAACTTGTCTCTTGATAAACTCCACTCAAGAAATGCTAAAATAAGAGTTATAAACAAGCATACAATCTCTAATAATGTCTCACATATCTGACACATCAACTCTCTAGTACTATGAAATTTAGAAACAACGGTTTTAGAATCTAGCTCGAAATCAATAGTACCTAGCTGAAACTCCTGAACTCGTGTCAATGCATCTAGAAGACCCAAAATTTCACCATCGTCGACATGAATAATAGGTGAGAACCACTCCGTCATTGCAAGAACAAAATTTCCTTGATAATCTCTAATGCAAACTCATGTTCGAACTTTATTTTGTAACGATGAGAATAAGACATCTACATTACATACTTGTATCTACCTTAATCATGTTTGAGCCAAGTTATAGTGGTAGAAATAGTTTGTTGTGCATTTCTCTCTTTGTTATGCACCATGCTTTACAGCGAGCTGGCAAATGGCAAGTAGGAAGTGCCGAAGTGGTGCATCGTGTTTAATAGAATCCTCTAGTTCTCGATCCCTATTATTAAAGATTTTATACTACATTGAATTAAACCAATTTGATAGAGACGTGTCCACCAAAAATACTTGTCCTCTAAAGATTGTTTCCTAAAAATATCCTCCACCTTTAGGGGTTACAtagattaataattaaatagaagttgaacaaaattttaatataaactaattatatatatatatattgcttcAAAGACTAATTAACTATTACATATTcttgtcaaaaacaaaagtttCAATTGTAGGCCAAATTTATAAAAAGTCATGTCGCACTAGCGCATGCAAACGTTGTTTTCCAACCAAAATTTCTCACATAGTGATTTGTATATATGGTTTATGAATCGGAACCAACAATGTTGTTGCTTCCATATCCATACAATTCATATCTTCCTGCCCCTTATCCCTTCCATCATCCACTTGAGCAACCTTTTGATCACATTATGGGTTTTCATCATCCTATGTTTGTCCCTCGAGtcaactttatatatatatatacacacacaactTTTGTCATGTTTCAATTTGAATccagttaattttattttatttcttactAAAACACCATCATAATGAAGTCGTTTAGAGTTTCATAGTAAATAGATAAAAATATTCAGCGTAATATTTAAGTCATAACGCGTATAGTGGTGAGGGGCTttgatagtatgcatgaggttaTAGATTCGTTCCTCATTGACAaatattgtaaaccaaaaaaaaaaagtcatgacGCTAATAATAGGTACAacatattctatttttttttaagtattgtCAATCTtcaaaaaagtttaatttctaatacaatttcattttttttttatgcttctaATACAATTTCTAGGAAGCATTCTTTCTAACTAGTTTCTCCAATTTTACTCTATTTTTTCCCGGAAACTTTACACTAACTActggcaaaaaaaatatttagtaccGTTAtgatagtagtagtagtagttaaTACGTTGTAATATCGTACTGTTTGTCAAATACAGGAGAAACTAATAAAACAAGAACTAAATAGTGTACTATTTTGTTTGTAAGCAAAACTATCGATCTCTATTTAGTAATCATGATGTTGAGAGGGCTTTCAATATAACCTGTTAGGTACATCAACCTTAAAACAGGTTATCTCATCTCATTTTCATATAACAACTATCACTTTTATTATCATTGGTGTGGTGAAAAAATTAAGACATTCACCAACCAAACCTTTGCACCAAAAATGCACTCAACCATTGATTCCTAGCTACGGATACTACTTGTATTTTGAagacaaaactttcttttataaGGTCCTTAAATAATGTCCTCAGGCAATTTTATGAGGCAATAATAATTCTCAGATACtccatgaatttttttattttttttaatgtagtttaatagctagaaatttcacccttaaaaataaataagtggaaTGTTCGAAATTCGAATTTtgaattctatatatatatatatatatatatatatatatatatatatatatatatatatatatatatatatatatatatatataatgttatGTTTTACCAACTGAATTAAGTTCACGACATAGAGATACTGTATGAACTTCATTTCATGTATTGGAttattttcatctatttttcctACCGTTGATGtaatgttactttttttttttgggtacattgcTGTAatgttaattaaataatgaaatttcTACAAACAAATTATTAAGTAGTACTATTCATTATACATCTAGCTATTTGCTTAATCAATGAACTTGCATGTGATTACTGGAATCATGTTTGGTTTGGGGTTGGTGATAAGTGTATACTGAAGCACATGACATGCAGCATAACCCCTCAACACTGCAACTTAGTGTTCCTAATCCTAGCTATGTTGCCAGATACGAATACATGGTATTGACAATCCATGTCTCCAACTCTAGTAGGACCCTCAATTTGTGATATATACCCTTTAATCCATGAAAATGATTGGTGGTGTGACATAATCTTCAATCCCAGCTATCCAATCTCAAATTAAGTATCTTGATTTTTAAAAGCTGattttattattgtaaaaaaaataaaaattgtcaagTAATATAGtagctagaaatttcatcttaaTATGAATAAGTGTGAAAATCGGAGTTTGAACTTcgacccctacatatataatacaatatccCTACGAACTTAAGTAAGTCAAGGAACTATtgtataaatttaatttgtttaattttaaattaacggtaaaaattatttaccaCATATAAACAAGTTTATTCTGCACAAAAAACCCTTAATCCTTTGGCTTTTTTGTGGATATAGTAATGTGGCTAAAGCTGTTAAAAAAGTCCCAAGTAATTTTGGGCTTTCTAATTATAGCtccttaaaacaatttttattttagatcggtttgtattgatttattttaatttatgagtGAACAAGTCAAACAAAGATAATGAtacatttaaaatttgtttataattgatcaaaatgtaaaattgttttgcacaaaatatttttaaattttatatatatgtagtcCCTCTAAATGTTTTAAATTTCGGTTTAagttttttaaagatttttatcaaataatagTCTCcctaacattttttatttgcaaAATTAGTCGATGCATTCCGTGCAGAGAGGATATATGAGTACTAGTTTAAACTTTTAATAGTAATAAGTATTTCAttcgtcccaaattataaggggaaaaataaaaatcacacttattaaaaaaaagtaaaatatgataatttgaaataagtTGCAcgagaagatgtaaaaacaattcttattgattgttgtttattgggaaaagagaagagagaaaattaaatgcaatttgcatttaattttatgaaattaagaaaaaaaaatattcttaaaatgttttttcccttataatttggaacgAGGGAGTAGTTAAGAACTCCAGGAACGGATGATATGGTAGTTAATATCAAATATGTAACCATgagtgtgtttggtaagtccaataagttagattatagtttattggactagcttataagcttgttagaggtgtttggtaacaagcttttatAATGAGCTTATACTGTCTGAGcttataaattagttttaattatttttatttaaaaaaataaaaattaaactaccCACGATAGGAACATACCGTAACCGCTTGCccttgttcaatttttttcaacGGAATTTTTTTGAATGTAgatcaatatttattatttttctttttacatatTTACCATGTTAAATAAAACCATAaaattttccattaaaaatatgaaaatttgataATAAATTTAAACACTTTTAGTTAAACAACTCTGAAATAATTCCATATATcacatttataattttcaaacttaattataaataaattaaatatttaaaataatttgtagTTAAAAAtgtgtataaatatattttttaaaaataaaattaaatataaatgtacttttatattattttatacttaTCAGTTACttgaaaaactaattttactaaatacttcaattaaaattaactaattttttggcTATCaattagtttatagcttatttttaccgaaCAGACACCGTGAGTACTCGATGGACTAGTCAAATTTGTTAATGATCGGAACTTACGAGTAATTGATTAAATTTGTTCCGTTAAATTGAAGCAATACTAGGTGGAAAGAGCAGAGAGTGATGCCGCAGAATAGATTATTCTAGAGACTCTCAAAACACCCAAAGTCGTCAATGCATATGAAATGCCCAAACTACCGTAAAATGTAGTAAATTTACGATAATAGTAATGGTAAATTGTGGTAATAATGCAGTTGTAACTGTAAGCATGTACATACATTACGTAACATGTTCTTCTATTCCATGTGTCTTAAGCAAGAACGTCCTCGGTTGCACGTGCCTCTTAATGTTTGCCACgtattgttgatgatgatagAATGAGTGGCTTCAAATCGTATGGtccaataaaaatgataaaatattaaaaaaatgataaaattgttAGAATAGATATATGTGGTGACCGAAGTATAAATGTTAAAAATGTGAGAAATTCTAATGTGGGCACAAACCCAAATAATTTTTGTACCGAAAAtaaaaatccaaataattttatcttacccatatttacaacaaaaataaaaaattaaagagaaaataattaaagtgatattgattgatgtgattattttaattttcttttaattttataaatttatgtgTACGTCTAAATTTGTGCATAAATCATTTGTGCATGGGTAAAAATACTtctaaaaaagttaaaaatgcATATGTCCTCTTCTTTGACCGTCGAGCAGTACCCAACAATGGATCGGTCCATGAAGACGCGACTCCAATCAACGGACGAGATGCGTAGTGCATCATAACATCCGACATAAAAATGATGAGGATTTACTGTTTATCATGGCTCTTCAGCCGTTTTCCGATGATCATTAGTGGCATTAAACATGTCCATCAACGACATTGTCTCAGCGTTGGGGAATATATATACTCCTCTCATACAAATGAGTCATGTACATTCTAACCTTCTTTGAAAACCTTGTTTCACAATCACACTATAACTTGAGCGTCGGAGCCCCTGCATGTACACAACCCTCCTCCCATTCGTCGGAACAGAAGAGGAGCATTACCAACGATAtatgaatgaaaattttaatatatatatatatatatatatattgtaagcCACTACATTTGGTCGAGGGGTGAAAATTTTAGATAAGATGCATGAAATTTTAGGTTCGATCATTACTTGTTccattataacaaaaaaaaaacttgatttatctcattatattttttatttatttttaagattttacaaAAACATCAAATGGTCaactttataattaattttgaaaattacgAAGTATaagatgagaaaaagaaaagaagtcaCACACATCACAACACACACTACACTTCATACATTAAAAACACCGAAACTTTAAGGCAAAAAAATAGCCGCAGAACATTGCTTATCTCCACAGAAACTCTGTCTCTATAATCTCATCAACTTCAAACCTTTGAGTCAGTCACTCACACTAAACCAATGGGAGAGGTTTGGTTTTCTTCAATaacttctttcttcttcttcttcttcttcttcttcttcttcatttttataatattgattTTGTTCTAATTTGTTATGAAtaggaagaaaagaaaacagaGGAAACCAAAGTAGAGGAGAAAAAAACAGAGGAACCTAAAACAGAGGAACCGAAGAAAGAAGCTGACAAACCCACCGAAGAGAAAAAGCCGGAGGAATCTAAGGAACAAACTCCGCCACCACCGCCTCCAGAAATCGTGCTAAAAGTTTTCATGCATTGTGAAGGTTGTGCTCGCAAAGTTCGTCGTTCACTCAAAGGATTTCcaggtaaataaaataaataatctcaCTTTTCTTTaccatttttttattcattctaAGTGGTTCATCAATTTCAGGTGTTGAAGATATTGTTACAGATTGCAAATCTCACAAAGTTGTTGTTAAAGGAGAAAAAGCGGATCCATTGAAGGTTCTAGAAAGAGTACAGAGGAAGAGTCATAGACAAGTTGAACTTCTTTCTCCGATCCCAAAACCACCTTCAGAAGATGAGAAAAAAcctgaagagaaagaaaagcCTAAAccagaagaagagaagaaagaagaggttcattttttttattttattttttccattttagaTTTCTCTGAATCTGTGATGAATcagtttataattttattttatggtgcaGCCTAAGATTAGCATAGTGATTCTGAAAGTTCACATGCATTGTGAAGCTTGTTCACAAGAAATCAAGAGACGCATTGAGAAAATCAAAGGTATGTTGTTTTTTCAATTCAGATTTGATTTGAACTTTTTATTTCATTCAAGTCTAAGGTCCCATCCATTCAGGAATTTGTCAGTTATATTCTTCATTAtacaattcaaattaatttaacatGTCAATATCATCTTTGCACTATGATTCTCTTATTAAGaccttattataaaatattcaacttaattaaattaaatatatttgaaagtGGTCCACAATCAAAatctcattttaaaaattaaaaccaaaagtttatattataattatgcAGGAGTGGAATCAGCAGAACCGGATCTGAAGAACTCACTAGTGACAGTGAAAGGAGTGTTTGAAACTGATAAATTAGTTGAATATGTTTACAAGAGAACTGGAAAACAAGCAGTGATAGTGAAACAAGAGGCAGAGAAAAAAGAGGAAGCAAAAGAAaccaaagaagaagagaaaaaaactgatgaaaatgaaaaggaaaagaaaggGAGTGGTGAAGGAGAGGAAAAGAAAGAAGCCGCTGCAGCTGCTGCAGAGGGAGATGGAAAATCAAGTGATGCTGCAGAAGAAACCAAGGTGGTGGAATTTAAGAGAAATGAATATCATTATTATAATCCACCAAGTATGGAATTTTATTATAATCCTAGTCAAGCTTACCCTCCACAGATGTTCAGTGATGAGAATCCAAATGCTTGTTCTGTTATGTAAAAATATGGGAATGATAAGGGTAATATTGGAATTATGAAAGATAATGAGTGAAATCTGGGTGATAGCCATATCCTGGGTAAGATGTGCCCTCTGAACTTTTCCCTGCAGTAGAAAAGTGTAATCTACAGATGAACTGTAGAATTTTGCAACcctttgtactttttttttccttcttttaaaacaattaattgttatatatggaaatataaataattaaagctTTTTATTTTCGGTATAATTGCAATTTTACATTTAATGCTTCTTACACACTTTCAGTTTCAAATTTCGATGTTCGTTTTTTTATCCCGAATTACGAATTTACCCtcaatttcattttaaatttcattttgctctcttgaatttttgttttattttagtgtttcaaattatttggaTGTTAAGGACACGAAAGTTACCTTTCAATTGACTATCGGAAAGCAGTTTTTGGATGTTTGTATAGTTCATGCTTAAAATTTTCTTCCGGTTATTTCAATCAAGGGATTAGGTCAGTATATGTCATCGGTAGAGTATCGCACTGTCCTCAAATATTGCCTGATGATTTCTTTATTCTCTGATGATGAGGTATGTCATGTTTGCGTGTCTAGATAGATTTAGGGAGCACGTAGTTCATTGTCGAGAGCTTCCGAGCTTCAAATAAAAACATGTCATTGTTCTGGATTTCCTTTTGGATGTTTTTAAGCGCTCGGAGTATCTGTGAAAAAAGAGATACGTGTGAACTTCTTGACTGTCCCACTAGATGTGAGAGGTTTACATTGAGGTCAGTCGATGTTTTGTTGTACGGGTGGGTAGGAGGAAAACATGCATGTGTTGACTTGACTGGAGTTTTCCCACAGTGGGATTGACGACTGAAGATTTTACTATAGAACAGACAACCCTAAAAATTACTTCAAGCAAAGTGGCCAAATATGAGAGAGCGCGTTCTGACAATCAACATGTGTTAATACCATTTGCAAAGAGTTCAAAAAGTCGTACATATCAATGTGGTGTCCAAAAAGGTTAGCGACGCAACTTGTTGTCCGTTTGTCTTTCATTCAATTGTAATTATCTTACGTATAtataattagaaaaattatttatttttgttgataattagtgtgtttttttatgcaagaaaaaattaaaagtttaaagTGAAacatcaaattaatataaagaataaaaatataactttacctcttttatctttcttttattttataataactttataTCTTTTTATCTATGAACAATGTAgtaaatattattgatattcatattttatgagattttaaatttatacCCGAAAAAAAGAATATGAACAAATATTAGTTGAGTTTAAGATGCATTATCTTTCTTTGTTATCTTGATCCTTTTTaaggaaaaataacattttatattttatatttccaTGTTGTCCGTGACTGTGTTGGGAGAAGTTCTGTTTGCATACTGTTTCCAGAAGTGGGGTTATTTATAGCTGACAACTAACAAGCGTTTATGACTTTGGTTCGTGCGTGATAGCAAAGTCTATGCCGTACAAGTGACTCAAGTTGTACACCATGCACAagtcattaaaaatattataacgaatacgaattttataaaatttatcgttggattgaaagtttatattgtatagatcatccatatgttattgagacccgtcaaaattaacaatttatggatttttattgaataccgttaatcttgatggatctcaataacatatcaaatgattttcaaaaaaatttatgaatgatctaaacgatataaactttctatccaacggtgaattttataaaattcgtattcgttataaaatTATCgaagacttgtgcaccatgcaccagttaatcaagtggtgcatgttag
This portion of the Trifolium pratense cultivar HEN17-A07 linkage group LG3, ARS_RC_1.1, whole genome shotgun sequence genome encodes:
- the LOC123915995 gene encoding heavy metal-associated isoprenylated plant protein 7-like, with amino-acid sequence MGEEEKKTEETKVEEKKTEEPKTEEPKKEADKPTEEKKPEESKEQTPPPPPPEIVLKVFMHCEGCARKVRRSLKGFPGVEDIVTDCKSHKVVVKGEKADPLKVLERVQRKSHRQVELLSPIPKPPSEDEKKPEEKEKPKPEEEKKEEPKISIVILKVHMHCEACSQEIKRRIEKIKGVESAEPDLKNSLVTVKGVFETDKLVEYVYKRTGKQAVIVKQEAEKKEEAKETKEEEKKTDENEKEKKGSGEGEEKKEAAAAAAEGDGKSSDAAEETKVVEFKRNEYHYYNPPSMEFYYNPSQAYPPQMFSDENPNACSVM